The Megachile rotundata isolate GNS110a chromosome 11, iyMegRotu1, whole genome shotgun sequence genome includes a region encoding these proteins:
- the LOC100878172 gene encoding zinc finger FYVE domain-containing protein 1, whose product MSALWREQILEATGPAIMESLDSMCICNKNDVPANEGSKNGIRMKCQCSKPRSFLLIDEQEYLRVSSAEQFVEMLNCNQKDLKVKVISIFGNTGDGKSHTLNQTFFKGQEVFKTSNDQSSCTLGVWIAFDPDLKVICLDTEGLLGVTTHENERTRLLLKVLAVSDIVVYRTQSERLNRDLFMFLGSASRAYSEHFQVALQAIGQREGVSNSLNALGPSIIVLHETRYTRPLTNNGIESPEDILKTRFAQMKLETDAFSSIKYVGLHTKNSTTDYEPLQNAIKKELNNTSVRSARKPHLVYNTLRVLNDQFSGKMENFSGILFPDQYFTCPVKCLSCGCRCSNSMGHLREDKPHSSNTRCRYQHQYENLVYICKKCYSNGNEVQVIKRIQTQNDNSWYGLVKYAWSGDVIECPHCGEIYRSRQYWYGNKNPEEFAIRTEITHVWNVTNNSVTSQNTAQRVIDGVSYITEAVTNVSLQPTKVLSAWVADQVAPSYWRPNNEIKHCHKCKTLFGPTDTKHHCRACGEGFCSQCSSKTKCVPYRNWHTPVRVCDICYNKDTNSNDEIIESSEDVNARKVSEQVVSTLSAVGSVLNYSKSFIKDSVRPSYWIPDSEVVSCCICYQNFSVALPLHHCRDCGRGVCQDCSQHRKPVPHRGWDNPVRVCDSCIKID is encoded by the exons ATGAGTGCATTATGGAGAGAGCAAATACTGGAAGCGACTGGACCAGCTATCATGGAAAGTTTGGATAGTATGTGTATTTGCAACAAAAATGATGTTCCTGCAAATGAAGGTTCCAAAAATGGAATACGTATGAAATGTCAGTGCAGCAAGCCAAGGAGTTTCTTACTAATAGATGAACAAGAATACCTTAGAGTTTCCAGTGCAGAACAATTTGTAGAAATGTTAAATTGCAATCAGAAAGATCTTAAAGTGAAGGTGATATCGATTTTTGGAAATACCGGTGATGGCAAAAGTCATACATTGAATCAAACGTTTTTCAAAGGGCAAGAAGTGTTTAAAACTTCAAACGATCAAAGCTCTTGTACATTAGGTGTTTGGATTGCATTTGATCCAGATCTTAAAGTGATTTGTTTAGATACTGAAGGTTTATTag GTGTTACCACTCATGAAAATGAACGAACAAGACTGTTACTTAAAGTACTTGCTGTGTCAGATATTGTCGTGTACAGAACACAGTCTGAAAGACTAAACAGggatttatttatgtttttggGCAGTGCTTCAAGAGCTTACAGTGAACATTTTCAAGTTGCATTACAAGCAATAGGACAAAGAGAAGGAGTTTCTAACTCTTTAAATGCACTGGGACCAAGCATTATAGTATTACACGAAACTAGATACACCAGACCTTTGACCAATA ATGGCATAGAAAGTCCAGAAGACATTCTTAAAACACGTTTTGCTCAAATGAAACTGGAAACAGACGCATTTAGTTCAATAAAATATGTTGGGTTACATACCAAAAATTCCACGACTGACTATGAACCCTTGCAAAATGCTATTaagaaagaattaaataatacgTCTGTTCGATCAGCTAGAAAACCACATTtagtttataatacattaagaGTATTAAATGATCAGTTCTCCGGGAAGATGGAAAATTTTTCCGGCATTTTATTTCCTGATCAATATTTCACTTGTCCTGTTAAGTGTCTCAGCTGTGGATGCAGATGCAGTAATAGCATGGGACATCTTCGAGAGGATAAGCCCCATAGTAGCAATACCAG gTGTCGATACCAGCATCAGTATGAAAATTTAGTTTATATATGTAAAAAGTGTTATAGTAATGGAAATGAAGTACAAGTTATAAAACGAATTCAAACACAGAATGATAATAGTTGGTATGGATTAGTTAAGTATGCATGGTCAGGAGATGTGATAGAGTGTCCGCATTGTGGAGAAATATATAGAAGTCGTCAGTATTGGTATGGCAATAAAAATCCAGAGGAATTTGCCATTCGAACCGAAATTACACATGTGTGGAATGTG ACGAACAATTCTGTAACATCTCAAAACACTGCGCAAAGGGTAATCGATGGCGTGTCGTATATTACCGAAGCTGTAACTAACGTTTCGTTACAACCAACAAAGGTGTTATCCGCATGGGTTGCAGACCAGGTTGCACCCTCTTACTGGCGAcccaataatgaaataaaacacTGTCACAAATGTAAAACATTATTTGGACCAACGGACACGAAACATCATTGCCGAGCATGCGGTGAAGGTTTTTGTTCGCAGTGTTCATCCAAAACAAAATGTGTTCCATATAGAAATTGGCACACACCGGTACGAGTCTGTGATATCTGTTATAATAAAGATACTAACTCCAATGATGAAATCATCGAATCCTCGGAAGACGTGAACGCTAGAAAAGTATCGGAACAAGTAGTATCTACTTTAAGCGCAGTTGGAAGTGTTTTGAACTATTCGAAAT cATTCATAAAAGATTCTGTTCGACCCTCCTATTGGATTCCGGATTCAGAAGTCGTCAGTTGTTGCATATGCTACCAGAATTTTTCTGTAGCGCTTCCTCTACATCATTGCCGAGATTGTGGACGTGGAGTATGTCAAGATTGTTCGCAACATCGTAAGCCTGTACCGCATAGGGGTTGGGATAATCCAGTTCGCGTATGTGATTCTTGTATAAAAATTGACTAA